In Chloracidobacterium sp., the following proteins share a genomic window:
- a CDS encoding SDR family NAD(P)-dependent oxidoreductase, producing MNWHGRRVFLTGASSGIGEALAVELAKRGATLGLLARRKDLLDKLKHTCEKAGGTARSFAADVTDDDAVQHAVDDFIHEFEHIDILIANAGIGGNNRETRSLQPTAVKKVVDINLLGAANAVHAVLPSMLKRGSGHLVAISSLAGFRGLPKSAAYSASKAGMTAFFESVRLDVKHKGIDVTIIQPGFIRTPLTSGRAAKMPFLMELDDATPLFIKAIERKKRFAAFPWRLATIVRAGKLMPSWLYDRIATRSSYRE from the coding sequence ATGAACTGGCACGGCAGACGAGTATTCCTTACCGGCGCATCGAGCGGCATCGGCGAGGCATTGGCGGTCGAGCTGGCTAAGAGAGGGGCAACGCTGGGGCTCCTGGCCCGGCGTAAGGACCTTCTCGACAAACTGAAGCATACGTGTGAAAAGGCCGGCGGAACCGCTCGATCATTCGCGGCCGACGTCACCGATGACGATGCCGTTCAGCACGCGGTTGACGACTTTATCCACGAGTTCGAACATATCGACATCCTGATCGCGAACGCAGGTATCGGAGGGAACAACCGGGAAACACGCTCGCTGCAGCCGACCGCGGTCAAGAAAGTGGTCGATATAAACCTGCTCGGTGCGGCAAACGCTGTGCACGCCGTGCTTCCGTCTATGCTGAAGCGCGGCAGCGGGCATCTTGTGGCGATATCGAGCCTCGCTGGTTTTCGCGGCCTGCCCAAAAGCGCGGCGTATTCGGCCAGCAAAGCCGGAATGACCGCGTTTTTCGAGAGTGTCCGACTCGACGTCAAGCATAAGGGCATTGACGTTACGATCATTCAGCCAGGGTTTATCAGAACGCCCCTTACTTCAGGCCGTGCGGCAAAAATGCCTTTCCTGATGGAACTTGATGATGCGACGCCGTTGTTTATAAAGGCTATTGAGAGAAAAAAGCGATTTGCGGCGTTTCCGTGGCGATTGGCAACGATCGTCCGTGCCGGTAAGCTAATGCCGTCGTGGCTCTACGACCGGATTGCCACCCGCTCAAGCTATCGGGAATAG
- a CDS encoding aminotransferase class V-fold PLP-dependent enzyme yields the protein MNEAGKEVARDIRSRLAALEEKARRLEPDAGERAGMREPVLNYAEGFLNTVGSLNAYNKTDDKGRGILGSPIADDGIDITAALELIRENVDTPGLNPASGGHLAYIPGGGIYYAALGDYLADVFNRYAGVFYASPGAVRVENMLIRWMCDLVGYGEGSHGNLTTSGSLANMIAIVAARDSRNVKSADVSRSVIYLSRQTHHSVAKAIKVAGLAECPVRYIKLDEKYRMRSGDLSAQIEKDKADGLSPFLLVASAGTTDVGAIDPLPELGAIAARHGLWYHIDAAYGGFFILTNEGKQKLKGLDLADSLIIDPHKGLFLPYGLGVVLVKNVEDLKGAYAFDAAYMQDAFAAPDELSPAEVSPELTKHFRGLRLWLPLKLHGIAPFRACLEEKLLLAKYFHAEVQKLGFESDIEPELSVVTYRYIPSTGDANEFNKRLLDAVVADGRIFISSTMLDGKFTLRFACLAFRTHIENVDMLLGILKKEVANANQ from the coding sequence ATGAATGAGGCTGGAAAGGAAGTTGCCCGTGACATACGATCACGGCTTGCTGCCCTTGAGGAGAAAGCACGCCGACTCGAACCGGACGCAGGTGAACGAGCCGGGATGCGTGAGCCTGTGCTCAATTACGCAGAGGGGTTTCTGAACACGGTCGGGTCGCTCAACGCATACAACAAAACCGACGACAAGGGCCGCGGAATTCTTGGCTCGCCGATCGCTGACGATGGCATAGATATCACCGCGGCGCTCGAACTGATAAGAGAGAATGTCGATACGCCGGGCCTCAATCCGGCGAGTGGGGGCCATCTGGCATACATTCCGGGCGGCGGTATCTATTACGCCGCACTGGGCGATTATCTGGCGGACGTCTTTAACCGTTACGCGGGCGTGTTTTACGCTTCGCCCGGCGCTGTTCGCGTCGAGAATATGCTCATCCGTTGGATGTGTGACCTTGTCGGCTACGGTGAGGGCTCGCACGGCAATCTCACGACGAGCGGCAGCCTCGCAAACATGATCGCGATCGTCGCGGCCCGCGACAGCCGTAACGTTAAGTCTGCCGACGTAAGTCGTTCGGTCATTTATCTGTCAAGACAGACCCACCATTCGGTCGCGAAAGCAATAAAGGTCGCGGGCCTAGCCGAGTGTCCGGTCAGATACATCAAGCTCGACGAGAAATATCGGATGAGGAGCGGCGATCTGTCGGCTCAGATCGAGAAGGACAAGGCCGACGGACTGAGCCCATTCCTCTTGGTGGCCTCCGCCGGCACAACTGACGTCGGTGCGATAGACCCTCTGCCCGAACTCGGGGCGATCGCAGCACGACACGGCCTTTGGTATCACATCGACGCTGCATACGGCGGTTTCTTTATCCTGACCAACGAAGGCAAGCAGAAGCTAAAGGGCCTCGACCTCGCTGATTCGCTGATAATCGATCCGCACAAGGGGCTGTTCCTGCCGTATGGGCTTGGTGTCGTGTTGGTGAAGAACGTCGAGGACCTGAAGGGGGCTTATGCATTTGATGCGGCCTATATGCAGGACGCGTTCGCGGCGCCGGACGAACTCTCGCCTGCAGAAGTGTCGCCGGAACTGACCAAACATTTCCGCGGCCTTCGGCTGTGGCTGCCGCTGAAGCTCCATGGCATTGCTCCATTCCGAGCGTGCCTTGAAGAGAAGCTGCTGCTCGCGAAATATTTTCACGCTGAGGTCCAGAAACTTGGGTTCGAGAGCGATATCGAGCCGGAACTGTCCGTGGTCACGTACAGATACATACCGAGCACCGGCGATGCAAATGAATTCAACAAGCGGCTGCTGGACGCGGTCGTCGCTGACGGCCGGATCTTCATCTCATCGACGATGTTGGACGGCAAGTTCACATTGCGGTTTGCTTGTCTGGCGTTCCGGACGCATATCGAAAACGTCGATATGTTGCTTGGGATCCTAAAGAAGGAGGTCGCTAATGCGAACCAGTAG
- the rsmA gene encoding ribosomal RNA small subunit methyltransferase A → MKAKRSLGQNFLRDADAAHRIVDALDLTERDAVLEIGPGTGALTEHLIDAAGRVFAVEFDGDLIEGLKKRFFAANNFHVVHADVLELDIARIGRGKYKLIGNLPYNIATPILRRLAARREDIAAMVLMFQREVVDRIIAAPATKPRGYLSVLAQNAFEAERLFDVPPKAFSPAPKVWSSVVRLVPKPRTVDEAAFLRLVSIAFAHKRKTLLNNLKTGVLNAAETLAAAKIDGSRRAETLTLAEWHSLFAAIKEAGKPN, encoded by the coding sequence ATGAAAGCCAAGAGATCATTGGGCCAAAACTTCCTCCGCGACGCCGACGCCGCCCACCGCATCGTCGATGCCCTCGATCTGACCGAGCGCGATGCCGTCCTCGAGATCGGCCCCGGCACGGGCGCCCTTACGGAACATTTGATCGATGCCGCCGGCCGCGTGTTCGCTGTCGAATTTGACGGCGACCTGATCGAGGGGCTGAAAAAAAGATTTTTTGCGGCGAATAACTTTCACGTTGTCCATGCCGACGTGCTGGAACTCGACATTGCGCGTATCGGCCGCGGAAAATACAAGCTGATCGGCAACCTGCCCTATAATATCGCCACGCCGATCCTTCGGCGTCTCGCCGCCCGGCGAGAGGATATCGCCGCAATGGTGCTGATGTTCCAGCGCGAGGTCGTCGATCGCATCATTGCCGCACCCGCAACCAAGCCCCGCGGTTATCTCAGCGTGCTGGCACAGAATGCATTCGAGGCAGAAAGGCTGTTTGACGTCCCGCCAAAAGCCTTTTCGCCCGCGCCAAAGGTCTGGAGTTCCGTTGTGAGATTGGTCCCAAAGCCTCGAACTGTCGATGAGGCCGCCTTTCTCCGCCTAGTGAGCATTGCCTTTGCCCACAAACGAAAAACGCTGCTGAATAATCTCAAAACCGGTGTCTTGAACGCCGCCGAGACCCTTGCAGCCGCCAAGATCGACGGCAGCCGCCGCGCGGAAACTCTTACTCTCGCCGAGTGGCATTCGCTATTTGCCGCAATAAAAGAGGCCGGCAAGCCAAACTGA
- a CDS encoding undecaprenyl-diphosphate phosphatase — MNFLHAIILGIVQGLTEFIPISSTAHLVFASRWTGIYDGDAQMTTATMAVIQLGTLAAVFVYFAGDIWGIVTAFSRDHWNLLFSSRKMRFSGTDGNRPVFLSPESWLGWLIVIGSIPIGAVGFLAKEFIEGPGTKNLWFIASMLIAVAVMLVIAERVGKQRKDIRHLGLTDALVQGFCQVLALMPGASRSGSTIMGGLLVNEKRETAARFSFLLSIPAITGSGLLELREALRILPSETFMPLLVAVIVAGFVGYLSIWFLLAFLRRNSTMVFVIYRVILGVLILVLLSQEVIDPVVK; from the coding sequence ATGAACTTTCTTCACGCGATCATTCTAGGTATTGTTCAGGGGCTGACGGAGTTCATTCCGATCAGTTCCACGGCGCATCTTGTGTTTGCGAGTCGCTGGACAGGCATCTACGATGGAGACGCGCAGATGACGACCGCGACGATGGCCGTCATTCAGTTGGGAACGCTCGCAGCAGTGTTTGTTTATTTTGCAGGCGATATTTGGGGAATTGTAACTGCGTTCTCGCGGGACCACTGGAATCTGCTCTTTAGCAGCCGAAAGATGCGATTCTCCGGCACTGACGGCAACCGGCCGGTGTTCCTTTCACCTGAGTCGTGGCTCGGTTGGCTGATCGTCATCGGCTCGATACCTATCGGTGCGGTCGGTTTTCTTGCAAAGGAGTTTATTGAAGGGCCGGGCACAAAGAACCTGTGGTTCATTGCGTCAATGCTCATCGCCGTCGCAGTCATGCTGGTAATTGCAGAGCGTGTCGGGAAACAACGTAAGGATATCCGTCATCTCGGGCTTACGGATGCTCTAGTTCAGGGTTTTTGCCAAGTTCTCGCGCTAATGCCGGGAGCGAGCCGTTCAGGATCGACCATTATGGGCGGCCTGTTGGTGAATGAGAAACGCGAAACGGCGGCCAGATTCTCGTTCTTACTGTCGATCCCCGCGATAACCGGCAGCGGCTTGCTCGAACTCCGTGAGGCGCTTCGGATACTGCCTTCTGAGACATTTATGCCATTGCTTGTGGCCGTGATCGTCGCGGGTTTTGTCGGGTATCTCTCGATCTGGTTCCTTCTTGCATTCCTGCGTCGCAATTCGACAATGGTCTTTGTTATCTACCGCGTCATTCTCGGTGTTCTCATTCTTGTCCTCCTTTCGCAGGAAGTGATAGATCCGGTAGTAAAGTAG
- a CDS encoding ribonuclease J, translating into MSKIEIIPLGGIGEFGMNCMGIRYGDEMIVVDAGMGFPEETPYGVDISIPNFDFLEEYRDDLTAIILTHGHEDHIGALSYILRKFNLPVYSSRFTLALTEKRLEEFGMLDEVLMHRVRAGDRVTIGAFEIEFIHASHSLVECFSLAIHTPAGTLVHTGDYKIDDTPVIGKPYDLEMLRRVGDEGVLALLCDSTNATVPGRTPSEQAVIPAFEEIFDEAPGRLFVSTFSSSLHRLQIIFDVAHEYGRRVCVLGRSMQKNVEIATDLGLLKVTGDTLVDLGGSRALDDEDICYLVTGSQGEMRAALWNLATTTYKGLEIGKGDTVVLSARIIPGNEKNISRLIGHLYKRGANIIEEKRRLVHVSGHASQEDIKIMVETSRPKYVVPIHGEYRMLFRQKEFIKNHVAGYDDNDIILIENGELLEIDEYGARVVEKHDLHKTFIDEESMEEVEYDIIRERKKLAYGGMISLVVTVDKKRHSLVGDPQITLSGVAGLDPTNGFIADARGAIGDAVREMKPEQIADRNVFRENLRLHLKRIAQKDLSSKPVIITTVVEV; encoded by the coding sequence ATGAGCAAGATCGAGATAATTCCGCTTGGCGGTATCGGCGAATTCGGAATGAACTGCATGGGCATTCGCTACGGTGACGAAATGATCGTCGTGGATGCCGGCATGGGTTTTCCGGAAGAGACGCCGTATGGTGTCGATATCTCGATACCAAATTTTGATTTTCTCGAAGAGTATCGTGACGACCTTACTGCCATCATATTGACACACGGCCACGAGGACCACATCGGTGCGTTGTCGTATATCCTGCGCAAGTTCAATCTCCCGGTTTATTCGTCGCGCTTTACGCTCGCTCTGACCGAGAAGCGTCTTGAAGAATTCGGCATGCTCGACGAGGTGCTGATGCACCGTGTCAGGGCCGGCGATCGCGTAACCATCGGTGCCTTTGAGATCGAATTCATTCACGCCTCGCATTCGCTTGTCGAATGTTTCTCGCTTGCGATCCATACGCCTGCCGGAACGCTTGTCCACACGGGCGACTACAAGATCGACGATACGCCGGTCATTGGTAAACCGTATGATCTCGAAATGCTGCGTCGCGTAGGCGACGAAGGTGTGCTGGCTCTGCTGTGCGATTCGACGAATGCGACCGTTCCCGGCAGGACGCCGTCAGAACAGGCGGTGATCCCGGCGTTTGAAGAGATATTCGACGAGGCACCCGGCCGATTGTTCGTCTCGACATTTTCGTCGTCGCTGCATCGCCTGCAAATAATCTTTGATGTCGCGCACGAATACGGCCGCCGTGTGTGTGTTCTGGGCCGCTCGATGCAAAAGAATGTCGAGATCGCTACTGACTTGGGCTTGCTCAAGGTAACGGGTGATACTCTGGTCGATCTTGGCGGCTCACGGGCGTTGGATGACGAGGACATTTGCTATCTGGTCACCGGTTCGCAGGGCGAGATGCGAGCGGCACTATGGAATCTTGCGACGACCACCTATAAAGGGCTTGAGATTGGAAAGGGTGACACGGTCGTGCTTTCAGCGCGGATCATTCCCGGCAACGAGAAAAACATCAGCCGGCTCATCGGCCACCTTTACAAACGTGGGGCGAATATCATTGAGGAAAAGCGCCGCCTCGTCCACGTCAGCGGCCACGCCTCGCAGGAAGATATCAAGATAATGGTCGAGACATCGCGGCCGAAATACGTCGTTCCGATCCACGGCGAGTACCGAATGCTTTTTCGCCAAAAGGAGTTCATCAAGAACCATGTCGCGGGCTACGACGACAATGACATTATCCTGATCGAGAACGGCGAACTGCTCGAGATCGATGAGTATGGAGCCCGTGTGGTAGAGAAGCACGACCTGCACAAGACCTTTATCGATGAAGAATCGATGGAAGAGGTTGAGTACGACATCATCCGCGAGCGGAAGAAGCTTGCGTACGGCGGCATGATCTCGCTCGTCGTAACCGTCGATAAGAAGCGCCATTCATTGGTCGGTGACCCACAGATCACTCTTTCAGGGGTCGCCGGCCTCGATCCGACGAACGGCTTTATCGCGGACGCACGCGGGGCAATTGGTGACGCGGTTCGAGAGATGAAACCGGAACAGATCGCCGACCGGAATGTATTCCGTGAGAATCTCCGGTTGCACCTCAAACGGATCGCTCAAAAGGACCTTAGTTCGAAACCTGTGATCATCACGACCGTAGTAGAAGTATGA
- the ribD gene encoding bifunctional diaminohydroxyphosphoribosylaminopyrimidine deaminase/5-amino-6-(5-phosphoribosylamino)uracil reductase RibD, with the protein MRRALALAAEGVGLVSPNPLVGCVIVSPEGDVVGEGSYIYDNVTHAEGVALAMAGKRSVGATAYVSLEPHDHHSRTRPCTEALIEAGIARVVCPIEDPNPLVSGRGFERLRRAGVNVTTGILADEAARQNEKFICWHRKQRPFVHLKMAVSLDGRISTGRGISAKLTSDAALRRVHDLRHEHDAILIGANTAIVDDPSLTDRSGKPRRRPLVRVVLDNRTQTPLDAMIVTSARDVPTFLFSDDGEISVSEALVDAGVRFFPTDARDLSAVLADLRENDIQSVLVEGGAAVAGSFIDARLVDKVTFFIAPVIIGGGDAPAAVAGRGAASLADAFHLKDVDIARHGDCFEITGYPRV; encoded by the coding sequence ATGCGGCGCGCTCTTGCTCTCGCCGCCGAGGGCGTCGGCCTGGTCAGCCCAAATCCGCTCGTCGGCTGCGTCATCGTCTCGCCCGAAGGTGACGTTGTCGGCGAGGGAAGCTATATTTACGACAATGTGACCCACGCCGAGGGCGTTGCCCTGGCCATGGCAGGCAAACGCTCCGTGGGCGCGACCGCTTACGTCTCGCTCGAGCCGCACGACCATCACAGCCGCACGCGGCCCTGCACCGAAGCGTTGATCGAAGCCGGCATCGCTCGCGTAGTATGTCCCATCGAGGACCCAAATCCACTCGTTTCGGGCCGCGGCTTTGAACGGCTTCGCCGCGCCGGTGTCAATGTAACCACAGGCATCCTCGCCGACGAGGCAGCCCGGCAGAATGAGAAGTTTATCTGCTGGCACCGGAAGCAGCGGCCTTTTGTCCACCTGAAAATGGCTGTCTCGCTCGACGGCCGCATCTCCACGGGCCGCGGAATCTCTGCCAAACTGACCAGCGACGCCGCGCTTCGCCGCGTCCACGACCTCAGACACGAGCACGACGCTATCCTGATCGGCGCAAACACCGCCATCGTTGACGATCCGTCGCTCACCGACCGAAGCGGCAAGCCGCGTCGGCGCCCTTTGGTCCGCGTTGTGCTCGATAACCGGACGCAAACGCCGCTCGACGCGATGATCGTCACGAGCGCAAGGGACGTTCCGACGTTTTTGTTCTCCGATGACGGCGAGATCAGCGTTTCGGAAGCGCTTGTCGATGCCGGCGTGCGCTTTTTTCCGACCGATGCCCGCGATCTGTCAGCCGTGCTCGCCGATCTTCGTGAGAATGATATTCAAAGCGTCCTCGTCGAAGGCGGCGCCGCCGTCGCGGGATCATTTATCGATGCCCGCCTCGTCGATAAGGTCACCTTTTTCATCGCTCCCGTCATCATCGGCGGCGGAGACGCTCCCGCTGCCGTCGCCGGCCGTGGCGCCGCATCGCTCGCCGATGCATTTCACCTAAAGGACGTCGACATTGCCCGCCACGGCGATTGTTTTGAGATCACGGGCTATCCGCGCGTTTAG